The Vicinamibacteria bacterium sequence CGGTAGAGCGCCGAGTGCTCGTTGGCGAAGCCTTCGCGCAACGCGTGATCGATGCGCTGGCCGGCCCGGCGGAGAGCGTTCATAGCGGTCCTCCTAGGGAACCACCCTCACGGTGTAGGTCTTGCACTGGAAAGGATGCAGCAGAGCGAAGTCCAGCCCCGCGTCGGTGACGCAGAGCTGGGGCGAGAAGAGGCCGACCGGGTAGGTGTAGTTGCGGCGGCAGTTGGCGCCGGTCGGACCGTGCACCTCCTGGTGGCCGTCACCCAGGAAATCCATGGTGAAGTAGAGGTTGTCGCCATCCAGATCGTGCGACCCGCACATGGTGAACTGGACCAAGAGCGGGGCCACGCCGGTGATGACGTCGCGCGAGCTGGCCGCGGGCGTGGTCTTGAATATCGCCACCGCCGGCTGGTTGGGCGGGGGCGCGGGCGCGCTCACGCTCACGGCCGTGGAGCAGCGGGCGGACTGAGTCGCCGAGCTCACGGTGAAGGAGGCCGTGAACATCCCCACCCCGGTGTAGGTGTGAGCGGCGTTGGGGTTGCTGCCCGTGCTGCCGTCTCCGTAGTCGATGGCGACGGTGAAGGATCCTGGCGATCCCACCACGTTCAAGTTGAAGCTCACGGCGAGGGGGGCCGGACCCGAGGACGGGCTCGCGGAGCAACTCGCGGAGAGGGTGGGGGCGGTGGGGCTGCTCTTATGGCAATCGGCGAGGCCGGCCAAGATCGGCAGAGCGAGAGCGGTGCCAGACGCCAGAATCTTCCTCATGGCCGGATGTCAATTTTCGGTGAATCATACACGCCCCGCGGCGCTTGGGGAAACTAAGGAATCTTCTTTTATTCGCGGAAAGGCACCCCTCTCCCCGTTCGGGGGCCCGGTCACCCTCGGGGCGGAGGCGGAATGGGGCGCGCCCGCCCCCGCCGCCGGCGGAGGCGGCCCTCGGGAGTCGTCCACCTCGGCAAACGACTCCCCCACTCCCTCGGCGGAGAAGAGCCGGTGCCGGTGCGCCCCTACGGCTTGTAACGCTCCAGGAAGAACTTCTTGCTATCGAGGCGCCGGCCGGACTGGTAGACCACCCACTCGCTCTCCAAGTGGTCGGCGTCGCGAAGGTTGATCCGAGCCGAGTGCATGTGGGTATCGACGTCCGGCTTCAGGTTGGCTCCCCCCGCAAAATCGAAGACGAGCTCGCCCGCGTCGCTGGTGGTGAGGCTCATCCGGGGCTGATTGCCCATTGCGCAGTAGTGGGTGAGAACGAGCGCGTCGCCGTCCAGATGATAGATCGTGATCATCTCGTGGCTCGTGCCCGGAAAGAGGTCTTCTAGGACCGCGCTCCCGTTCGAGGTGGTTCGGTAAGTGACCGTCGCCGGCGGACCGTCCTTGCTTTGGACCGTGCCCCGCCATTCGCCGTTCAGCGCCTTCAGCTTCTCGAAGGCGGCGGGACCGGCCCCCCCTTTTCCGGCGGTGCTCTTCTCCCCCGCCACCAGCAACCCGCAGATCCCCATCGCGGAAAGGGTCATCAAGAGCGTAGCTTGTCTCTTCATAAGCGCGTTTCATCCTCCAAACACACTGTTACACCTTGCCCTGAGTTCCTTTAGGCACGCACGGCACGGTGCCCTAGGTGCCACCAACCGTCCAAGCGAAAGCCCGGGGGGGAGGCAGGCTCCCGCAGGGCTACTTCAGGGCGTCCGCGCCCGCCTTGGCGCACTGGCCGTCTTGCTGGCTGGTGGCGCCCGACACTCCGATCGCGCCCACGATCTTGCCGTCCATGAGGAGGGGGAAGCCACCATCGACCGGCACCGCCCCTTCCAGGCGCAGAATGCGGAGACCCTCCCCCCCCGCGGCCAGAGCGTCCTGGAAAGCCTTGGTCGGGCGCTTGTACAGAGCCGCCGAACGCGCCTTCTCGATCGCCACTTTGACGCTGCCCGTCTGGGTGCCGTCCATCTTCTCGAAGTAGACAAGGTTGCCGGCAGGGTCGACGATGGCCACCGCCATCGTCCAGCCGTTCTTGCGCGCCTCGGCCAGCGCGGGACCGGCGGCGCTTTTGGCGTGCTCCAGGGCGACGGGCAGACCGTAGGGATTTGGCAACTGCGCCCATAGCGGCGACGCGCACAGCGCCAGGGTCAGGGCCACGACCCCCTTGACGGCGATCCGCAGTGACATGCTGGCTCCTCTCTGGACTCGACGCGGGACGGGAAATTCCGACCCGTTCTTACCTACGCGCCCTCACACCAACTCGAACCTCAGCTCGCCCAGCTTCTCCAGGCTGCAGGCAACCTTGTCGCCGGGCTTAAGCCATACCCGCTTCTCCGGGGGGCGGCCTTGGATGACGCCCTGCGGGGTCCCCGTGAAGATGATGTCGCCGGGTCTCAAGGTAATGATGCGCGAGATGTAGCTGATCATCTGCCGGCTGTTGAAGATGAAGTCACGGGTGCTCGAGGATTGCCGCGTCTCCCCATTGACTCGGCACTCGATCTTCAGGTTGTCGGGATCGACCTGATCGGCGGTGACGAGGTAGGGCCCCAAGGGAGCGAACTGGTCCGGCGTCTTGCCGATCATCCACTGGCCGCCCGTCTCCAGCTGCAGGTCTCGGGCCGTGAAGTCATTGCCGGTACAGTACCCGGCAACGTAGGAAAGGGCATCCGCCTCGCTCACGTTTCTCGTCTCCTTACCGATGACCATGACGAGCTCGACTTCGTAGTCGAACTTCTCCGCCACCGCGCGCGGGAGCTTGATCGTGCCCTTATGAGAGTTGAGGGCGTTGTTGAACTTGTTGAACAACACCGGCTGCTTCTGAGGCGACATCCCTATCTCGAGGGCGTGCCCCCGATAATTCAAGCCCACGCAGACGATCTTCTCGGGGCGAGTCACCACCGGTCCGTATTCGATGCTCTCCTCGTTGACCAGGGCCGGTCGAACCTCGACGGACTTCGTTGCCGCCTCGACCAGCGCATTCAGGCTGGGGCCATCCTCATTCTGAAGCAGATCATCCATGGTGGCGGGGGCGGGCAGGTGGAGGATTCGGGCCGCCTCTTTCACGTCCAGAATGCCCTTCTCCGTCTTGACGCCCAGACGGTATTCGCCGTCGCGGCGCAGAGTCAGGAGGGTCAGCCCCCGCGCCGTGCCCCGGACCCGGTTGCGGAGAGGCTTGGGCTCGCCCTCTCCTCCCGCCAGTCTGGCCGTGGCGGCAACGGCGCCCGCGGCCCCCGCCCCCCTCAGAAACGTCCTGCGATCCTGCTCCATGGCGGCACCCCCGGATTCGTTACCCGGTCGGATCTTCGCGGGTAGGACGGACATTGGGCTGGCATTCTAACCCGGCCCGCACCGGGGCTTCGCAAGGGGACGGGGCCCCGCAGGCTCAAACCGAGCGGCCTGGGATCCGGGGGCAGGAAAGCCAAACCCGGGCACCGGTGGAGCGGTGACCTGATGCTATCCTTGCGGAGAGTGCGGGGGCCCCCGCTTGGGGGGAGAAAGGCGCCCGTGTCGCAAGTCTCGGACATCCTGTCCGCGGGACAGGAATGGCCATGGCGGTGACAACCGGCCAGCGGCCTCTTCTCGGCGGGCTTCGGGCAAGGCACTTGCCGCGCGTCCCGGCACGTCGGTTGCAATGCAGCGGCCCTGGATCCAGCGCACCCGATGATCCGCAAGACGCTCGTGTCCATTAGGAGGTCAATGATGCACCGGCTCTGGGCAGCCCCCGCGGTAGGCTTGCTTTCCCTGCTCTACGCCTGCGGCGGGACTTCATCCCAAGGCGGCGCACCCTCCGCCTCCGATTGCAGCGTGGCCGGCGAGAATGCGCAGGTCCTGTCGGTCATGCAGTCCTGGTACTACTGGTATCAGTCCCTGCCCAGCAACGTAAATCCCGCCAACTACGCGAGCCAGAACGCCCTCCTCGACGCCATTCGCCAGCAACCCCTGGACCGGTTCAGCTACATCACCACCCAGGCCGCCAACCAGTCCTTCTATGGAGCCGGCCAGTATGTCGGCTACGGCCTCGGCTTCGGCCTGAGCGCCAGCAACAACCTGAATGTGAACCAGGTCTTTCCGGGCAGTCCCGCCGACCAAGCCGGCATCACCCGGGGCGATACCGTGACCGCCGTGAACGGCGTACCCGTGCCCACCCTGGTCGCCAACAACCAGCTGGACAGCGCGCTCGGCGCCGCCACTCCCGGGGTCAGCAAGACGTTCGCGTACACGAGCCTTCAGTCGCAAACCTACACCGTCACGCTGACGTCCGCGGTGATTACGCAGCCGAGCGTGGCGCAGGTGAACGTGTTCGATGACGGACGGGAGCGCATCGGGTACTTCCTCTTCAACAGCTTCATCGATCCCTCCAACGCCGAGCTCGACCAGGCCTTCGCGCAGTTTGCAAGCCAGGGAGTCACCCACGTGGTGATCGACGAACGCTACAACGGGGGCGGCGAGGTGAGCGTGGCCCAGCACCTGGCCTCGCTGATCGCGGGGAACAGCTACGCCGGGAAATCGCTCGCCACCCTCACCTATAACGACAAGCACACGAGCCAGAACCAGACGATCACGTTTCCCAGCATCGCCGGCCCCTTGAGCCTGACGCAGGTATTCTTCATCACCACCGAGTCGAGCGCCTCCGCCAGCGAGTTCATCATCAACGCCCTCAAGCCCTTCATCGACGTCGTCACCGTGGGCGCCGCCACCTTCGGCAAGCCGGTGGGAGAGGACGGCTTCAACGTCTGCGCCGACGTGCTCTACCCCATCACCTTCAAGATAGAGAACGTCAGCGGCTACGGCGATTACTTCAACGGCCTCCCCCCGACGTGCCCGGCCGCCGATGATGTGGAGCACGCCCTGGGCGACCCCGACGAGGCCTCCCTGGCCACGGCCCTGAGCTACATCCGCACCCAGAGCTGCCCCCAGGCGGCGACGCGACCGAATGCCAGCCGCGCGACCTCGCCGCACCGCCGAGTGGCGCGCGACGGGTGGCGCCAGCTGATCAACGCATACTGATCCCAAAACCGGGGTTCGCCTACCCGCGGGGCGCCTCCCATCGGTCCCGTCCAGGCCGGTGTGGATCGGTCTTGGGCCGGGGATGGGCTTGTGCGCCCGGGCCGGCGAACCCATGCCGAGTCCCGGGTCGGGCCTAGGCGGACAGGGGGATCTAGACCGCTCTGACCCGCGGCGGCGAGGCTCGGCGGGGATGGCCCCGAACCCCCCCGGCCCTCACCTCCCGACGATGAACAGGCTTCCCGCGTTCAGGGTGTAGATCTTGCCATCGGGCCCCAG is a genomic window containing:
- a CDS encoding PKD domain-containing protein, which translates into the protein MRKILASGTALALPILAGLADCHKSSPTAPTLSASCSASPSSGPAPLAVSFNLNVVGSPGSFTVAIDYGDGSTGSNPNAAHTYTGVGMFTASFTVSSATQSARCSTAVSVSAPAPPPNQPAVAIFKTTPAASSRDVITGVAPLLVQFTMCGSHDLDGDNLYFTMDFLGDGHQEVHGPTGANCRRNYTYPVGLFSPQLCVTDAGLDFALLHPFQCKTYTVRVVP
- a CDS encoding heme-binding protein, producing the protein MSLRIAVKGVVALTLALCASPLWAQLPNPYGLPVALEHAKSAAGPALAEARKNGWTMAVAIVDPAGNLVYFEKMDGTQTGSVKVAIEKARSAALYKRPTKAFQDALAAGGEGLRILRLEGAVPVDGGFPLLMDGKIVGAIGVSGATSQQDGQCAKAGADALK
- a CDS encoding fumarylacetoacetate hydrolase family protein, translated to MSVLPAKIRPGNESGGAAMEQDRRTFLRGAGAAGAVAATARLAGGEGEPKPLRNRVRGTARGLTLLTLRRDGEYRLGVKTEKGILDVKEAARILHLPAPATMDDLLQNEDGPSLNALVEAATKSVEVRPALVNEESIEYGPVVTRPEKIVCVGLNYRGHALEIGMSPQKQPVLFNKFNNALNSHKGTIKLPRAVAEKFDYEVELVMVIGKETRNVSEADALSYVAGYCTGNDFTARDLQLETGGQWMIGKTPDQFAPLGPYLVTADQVDPDNLKIECRVNGETRQSSSTRDFIFNSRQMISYISRIITLRPGDIIFTGTPQGVIQGRPPEKRVWLKPGDKVACSLEKLGELRFELV
- a CDS encoding S41 family peptidase; translation: MMHRLWAAPAVGLLSLLYACGGTSSQGGAPSASDCSVAGENAQVLSVMQSWYYWYQSLPSNVNPANYASQNALLDAIRQQPLDRFSYITTQAANQSFYGAGQYVGYGLGFGLSASNNLNVNQVFPGSPADQAGITRGDTVTAVNGVPVPTLVANNQLDSALGAATPGVSKTFAYTSLQSQTYTVTLTSAVITQPSVAQVNVFDDGRERIGYFLFNSFIDPSNAELDQAFAQFASQGVTHVVIDERYNGGGEVSVAQHLASLIAGNSYAGKSLATLTYNDKHTSQNQTITFPSIAGPLSLTQVFFITTESSASASEFIINALKPFIDVVTVGAATFGKPVGEDGFNVCADVLYPITFKIENVSGYGDYFNGLPPTCPAADDVEHALGDPDEASLATALSYIRTQSCPQAATRPNASRATSPHRRVARDGWRQLINAY